CATACAACGCGTGCGCGGCGCACAAGCTTAACCCCTCAGTTCTGTTTGGCGAGCGTGTAACTCATCCCTCCCTGGCATGCATGTTTGTTTATTCAActttgaagaaaaagaagtcaatTGTACTGCTTTTATCTGCTCCTGGTACaagtaaagaaaagaaaacaaTCAGCAGAATTAAAACAAATATTGTCAGGTGATTGTTGTCCTTATTTCTACTTCTTAGTCGCAGGTTAGGGAGTTTGATTCAAGGTCGCATGTTATATATATATGTCGCCAAATAGCTGTCAGAGAAAAATGCATGCATCACAGGTTGGAAAAATAAATGCAAGGTCGCGGCTTGGAAATTATATATAGTCGCAGGTTACACTTTAAAGGGTCACAGGTTAGATTTTATTCTGATCGCAAGTTGCAATTTACAAAGCTGTCACTTCAAAATGTATGGACTCAAATCAGCCACGTAATCTCCTTCTCTCTCTAGCCTATAATTCTATATAATCAACATCAGAAAATCAGATCTGATAACTCTCCATTTTTACAAAGTGCGAAACTCTTGCAAATTTATCTCAGCCCACTTTGAAAACTTGATTTGACTAGGGGAGGTCATGTCCAATTTATTccacaccatttaaagccttacaaacttgtaccactcattatttaaagctctctTGATTGTAATCAATACCTTTTGATAGGAGCTTTtaatttttagagtgataagaaGAACCCTAGATTTATAGCTTATTGTTTTGGTTCTTTTCGTATTTGTTGCTTCAGATCtttgtatttggagttgtaagcaaacctctgggtatttatacttttgaataaaaagaatatttacccaGAACCTCTTTCTGGGTTTGATTCATTTTAATTTTGATATTTCActgcaattaattttagaaaacgaAGAACATACATTAACCCCCTTTCTGTATGTACCTTttagacctaacaattggtatcagagcttgttgatcgatattCAGATCTGATATGTTATATTAGCAAGTTgtgttgttgattttggttgtacaGAGTTTGGGAGTGCTTTCGATGTGTAGATCTTACATGGATTTGTTGGTTTTGACTTGACTGGTTTGGTATTGTTGACTGACTGGGCTATCATATTTTGGGACGTTATATTGTGAATTTTTCTCAGATCTGAAAAGACGAGTTCTCAGAAAGTTAGTAGTATCAAGGTTCCTCAGTTCgataaatcgagatataatctatagaaaaagaaaatgttgttatatattcGGGCGTTAAATCTAGAGTATATGAGTTTATTGAGAGAAGGAAGACATGTGCCGATGAAGGATCATCCAGAGTTGCCTAATATGAGAATGTCATGTCCTGAAGCTGAATGGGGTGCTCGTGAAAAAGAAATGATAGCTCTGGATGAAGGCTTGCAGCTTATATTGGTGGATTCGATGGATGGTGATATGAGTCACCAAATTATGGTCTGTGAGAGTGCCAGGCACATGTGGGAGACCATATAATTGCTTATGGAAGGAACTAAAGATGTCAGGAAGAATCGATTAGATATCTTGACTTCACAATATGAGGCTTTTAAGTCTTTGCCTGGAGAAAGTATCACTCAGGTTTTTGAAAGACTGAACATGCTGTTAAATGAATTAAGTATTCATGGAAAGACTTATCATCAGAGAGAAGTCAACAAGAAGTTTATACTACTGCTACCTCACCACTTGGAGAATAAGGCTTCATCTGTTCGTGAGCGTGTTGAATTTGAAACcatgacacttgagaagttgTATGGTAAGCTAAAGACTCATGAAATTGAGCAAGAACAAAGGAAGATCATCTATGGTGGTGGTACAATTGATAGCAAGAATGTTGAACTACTCAAGACAACTGCTCTTGTAGCCAGTGGAATCAAATAGCTTGACATTACTACTGAAAAGCCTAAGTCTAAAGCTGAAACGCTCTTTCAGGAAACCTCTCTCGGAATCCAAGTGACTACTACACCAGTGAGGAGCTGCAAAGCATGGAAGATCCTACTATGGCCAATTTAGCTGGGATGTTTAGTAACATCATGTTTAGAAGGAAGCAAGGCTTTAGGGGTTCTGGAAGCAACAACGGTGGTCAGAGGTCAAATTCATCTTCTGGATCAGGTTACAAGACGGGGATGGTAGATAGAAGCAAGTTTagatgctacaattgtgatgaggTTGGGCACTTTTCCAATAAATGTAGGAAGTCCCAACAAGCTAGGGATAAAGGTAAAGTTTATCAGAAGAAGAACTCAGGTAGCTTAAGGAAGTATCCAGTGAAATCTTACATAGCTGAGGGGAAGAGCTGGGATGACACTGACGATGAAGAAGAACAATATGGAAATCTTGCATTAATGGAAGAATCTTCATCTCATGTAACATTTCCAACTATTCGTGCTTTACCTCTAGATAAATTGTGTGAGAATGAACACTATGTCTCCTTCAGGCAGACTGTCTTAGTGTATGGAAATGTTATTTCTCATCACTATCTTAAGGCACAGTGCAATACAAAAGAAAACATTGAACAACATGATACCGTAAAAGAAGTGTATGGAAAGGTTAGTACTACACTAAGATTTACTCTACTTGATGTCGAAGACCTTAAAGTAGAACtaaagaaagttaaagatgaaaatgataagttagttctagatagggtcagtattgagaatcttaagcaaaccaatagatatttagagcttaagattactaagcaccttgagacagaggaagagcttaagaacaagaatgcagaattagaaactaaattgcATGCTTTTACTGATTCTGCAAATCTTGCTAATAAGCTCATAAATGATCAAATAGTCGGTGGAAAGGTTAGGATAGGCTTAGACTATGATGAACTTAGAAAAGCTTCTAAGAAACGAGTAGTTGAAAATGAGCCTATAGAAAATTTGTTATTCCCCTTAGTACACCTCATGTTCTTAAGAAAGCTAAAAAGCCTCTATTTAAGAAAGCTATTGTTGAGCTctttgatgaagataatctttatattcatcatTAGATGCTTGTTGAGGATCTCGAGCTCTCAAAGAGAAAAAGGTAAAGAAACATATGTCTGTTGCTAGTGACTCAGACTTATCTTTTGTTCgactaggttttacttccaagaataagaagaatagaagtagaaatggcaggataggaactaatggccctaggaagttatgtaataaCTGTGGTTCTTCTggtcaccttactcatgcttgCAGAAAGGTTAAAGTAGATAAAGTTAAGAATGTTTATGTGGAtaacatgcctaacatgcctaaagTTTCTAAGTATGATAAATCTGTTTGCATGCCATGTGTAGTATCATTCATGCACACTTATCTTTATTCCACACACTCACATAATACACCTCATGATCATGATATGCATGTTAGTAAGAACACTGGTAGATCAAAGACTGTAAGCCTTCCTAAAGCTAGGAAAGTGGCACCTGTCACCAAGCCCAAGAGCAAGTCTGTTGGTGCTTCTGAAAGTGACAAGGAAATAGTCAATGATAAAGCAAAAACTGTTAAGCCTATCAATTCTGTTAAGAGAAATGTTATATATTAAAATGCTTCTATGTCTTCTGGACCCAACTTAGTTtaggtaccaaagaaaacttaatcatCTTTGTTTTCAGAGCATTAAGCAGAAGAAGGTCATGTgtataatgactcgtatatttttgcATTATTTAAATGTGGAAttgttgaataattaaataaataaaatatgtgttggTTCTTTTAGCTGGGCATTGCCTTGTTATTAATTATGTGTGTTTTATTGATGTTCAAGGactatttgtattattaattatcgagctgtaatattttattttcacttaTAATAGTGATTTATGGGATATTTATTTGCATAAGTGGTGGAGTTGcttttaaaattctttttatggttctataattataataattatttttgggattttataaaatttagaaatcaatatttcattaaataTATACCCCTAAATGATTTTCAGATTGCATTTAAgtataaattcaatattaaattccaggatacttcaaaaattacgaaactcatattttattaagtttggaatatttcgagaatttaaAAATTATCTTGGAAATCTTTCGGATTTTATTTACACGCATGTTTGTTCGTTAAATTATAAAATGCGGTCTGATGCgcgtttcaaaaatgatttaaaaattctggaaattttattttttttaactcttaattattccgagaattttaaagttattttggTAAATTTTTCGAATTATCTTACCGTAAATTGGATCGTTAAATTGTAAGTTTCGTGTCAATTAATTAGTATTCATGTTTGAGTTTTACAGATTAAATAATAATAAGTTATAGATAATCACAAATGAGTTTATCTCTATCTCTATAGCTCATATGTTTCTCTCCCATCAATCTCTAATCTCTCTTGAATCTCTCTCGCTCTTCCAATCTCTCTCTCGCATCCCTTCTCTCTCCCATCACTCTCTCTTTCCCTTCCTCCCCGTTTCTTCTTCCATGTTCTTGATTCCTCCGCCGGTTTCCGACGTGACCGCGGTGGGTAAGTACGTTAAATCAGTTGGTTCATTTCTAGCTGCAACCGTGTATATATATGCGTGTGTAGTCGTGTGTGTATGTAgttgtgtgcatgtgtgtgtattCTGCCGTCGTGTCGCggtgtttattttatttttccgtCATCGTCCCTCCCCGTTTTTCGGTGAGGGAGGTGGCACGTGTGTGTCATGCTCAGTGTGTTGGTTCCTGCTTGAGTTACTGTGGTTTTTTGACTTTAATTGCAAttttctttatttatttattttctgcatAAAATATTTGAGTAATATTCGTGAAGTAAATTAAGATTTTGTACGGGAATTGTTAGTAATTAATCGTTGAAATCCACGTACGACACCCGATATAAACGGGAACCCGAAATTTTACCACCATCggtgatgagcctcggcgagccgacggtgtAAGGTGATGAACATTTATGAATcctatgaataaaaatataaaaatgtgaataataataataattaatgaTGAAATATGTATCGGTGTTGGGGAATTGCGAGTTATGGTTTgttgttgtgaattgtaattTGTGGATTGTaaacgtcgattatgtttcgaaggatagccgataaatagaggaggcgctgcccgattttcaggaaattaaatttgaaaatgcGGGTATCTATCTTGTAATTATCTGGATTACTAGTTAAATGTATACagttatataattataaataaatattgtacGAACCTACTTGCATATTGTgataaaacattttataaaatAGTTGACAACCCTACTTTATGAAATGGCAGGTATGTACATTTTCCGAAAAAGATTATTGAATCAATTTGTGAATGCTTGTACCCTAATTGTTATATGTGTTATGGTAATACGTATACTTGCGAGTCGGAATTTGTTATCTTTCGGGTAGAATcgatagcgaggatatgtcaagcatagctggttgtctaacatagggtagttcgactctgtaggtcctagtcggaagacccaaAAGTTGATGtcggactaaagataacctagtgatcagttaACAAGCACATCAAGGTTCtaatcgaagggcctgagtgtgctgtgatagaattgttttaaaaagagataggtaaaagtgattttggaAAAATGGATAAAGAGAAAtattttgatccacctatgtcgtggagtgttttgatccacctatgtcatgGAATGTTTTGTCCACCTATGGCGTGGAATTTGGAAAGAGgtaaaaagggaattcagttaaTCTATTGGAGTTGCATGAGAGGCCCGTTATTCAGTAACAGCCCAATAAGTggtggcataagaggctaattcagttgtGCACaatgtttaaccgattagtccagcatgggggagacctagctagtctcccaagttccggaacacattctttattctgGACGGCCGTTAGTCGTTGTCTGGTGATGATAGAatgatcagctatcttcacccattgaacgtccaatagatctgattgattcagttttgaaatagTTTAACAAACCAACTTGTATGGAACAAATGATTTGAAAgtgaaatagcatgctaaaattggactcaggtatttatacacagcacacgactgatgttatggttttacagagcatgctagttttgaatatccatttTAAGCATGTTATTCTTGCTTTTGTAATCAAGCTATGAtttttgttcctataactgtgTTATCATaacatgttttacttgttattcatatagtggtactgctgagcaattgattgctcacccttgcagaatgttttgtatatatgtattgtaGATGTATAAGAGACCTTTCTGTACAGTCAGGGAAGAGTTCCAGTTTTTTCCGTACCAGGCTCCGCTGAGGCAGTTGTGTcagaccaaagatggtctgttgagttgctgtattaagatagtTGTGTCAAGATTTTTTGTAataagttggttttgtaatagttgtaacctaagcCATACGTAAACATGGAAAggatcttggtaaaggggtcgtgtttatgtattaatattgaattggattatattatatttgttgttatggttgttggtgacgtcaactcctaaccccgGGGTTGAGTCCATCACAATGTGgattttggacagtggatgttcaaggcatatgactggagatagagccctgctatcaaaggtggttgagaaagctggcccagtggttacttttggagatgacagtaaaggTTATACTACGGGATATGGTTGTTTGGAAATTGGAAAATTCATCATTGAAAAAATCTCTCTGTTTAAAGGTCTTATACAAAATCTCCTCAGTATCAGTCAGTTTCGTGACAAAGGATGCGAAGTTTTGTTCAAGAAGGAGAagtgtttgatctctaatcagaAGAATAAGAAGCTAACTCTCAATGGAGTTAGAAAGGGTGATTTGTTCGTAGCTGACTGGAATTCTGCAGATGGGTCAAGTAATGTGCTTCTACGGTAAAGATTCTCCAGAtaaaagttggttatggcataagatgctctcccacttgaacttcaagaccatgaattctttggttaagaAGGAATTAGTGAGAGGATTGACCGAGATGGAATTCAGtcctgatggactttgtgaagcatgtgagaaaggaaagtcaaagagggcatcacgcaagaagaagataatgactgacatcactgaaccatacaactccttcacatggatttgtttggccCTGTCAACGTCATGTCTATGTCAAAAAAGAAATATGGCTTAGTGATTGTTAATGATTATTCCATATACACGTGGGTGTTATtcttacattcaaaggatgaagcacctgaTATGATTGTTGATCATatcaacaagattgagttagaagTTGGAGTGCTTGTACGAAcaatcagatcagataatggaatAGAATTTAGAAATGCAAAGTTGAATGATTTCTATGTCGAGAAGGGCATCTCAAGACAGTTTTCAGCACCGAGGATATATCAACAAAACGGAAtggttgagaggaagaatcgaacattgtttgaagctgcaaggactatgcttaatgaagccaatcttcctacctacttctgggctgaagcaattaacactgcatgttatactcaaaacgGAACCCTGATCAACAAGGTGTATGACAAGACCCcttatgagttaatggccaacaagaaaccaACAGTGAAATACTTTCACGTGTTTGGAGGAAAGTGCTTTGTGCTTAAGGACGAGGAGCATCTTGgcaagtttgatgctaaagctgaagaagttatctttctgggctatcctctggagtcaaaggcttacagggtgtatgtgattagtgatcaaaaggttgtggaaagccttaatgtaacatttgatgATGCCAAGCTCCCAAGTATTCAGAAGGACGATGACAGTGATATcttgatgttgaagatctttcttgtaataactcgaatttttgagactttataaaaatgcttgatgaatagtaaccctgacagacggggaaaactttttagcccacactatgttgtgcatgagaaattgagtttcagagttgataacatgattatacgtaccaaatgagtgtatgtagacgctattagttttcgaagaaaacgaactttgaaaaatgaccgtatttccgaactatcgaggattacgggaatcataatataattacgaatttaaaaacctacggatttatatccaataacgatacttcaaaacataaagaataaatacgaaaggatttacaccgcgaaccgtttacgagaaattattacgtAAAGGATTAAGCGACTGAACAAATATGTAgacgaataaataaacgtatcacgCTAACCAACTA
This genomic interval from Apium graveolens cultivar Ventura chromosome 8, ASM990537v1, whole genome shotgun sequence contains the following:
- the LOC141680026 gene encoding uncharacterized protein LOC141680026 gives rise to the protein MEGTKDVRKNRLDILTSQYEAFKSLPGESITQVFERLNMLLNELSIHGKTYHQREVNKKFILLLPHHLENKASSVRERVEFETMTLEKLYGKLKTHEIEQEQRKIIYGGGTIDSKNVELLKTTALVASGIK